From a single Pseudoalteromonas nigrifaciens genomic region:
- a CDS encoding diacylglycerol kinase, translated as MKDVLKPNGLGLKRVFKASYCSYLGFKAAFKEEVAFRQELLLCIILLPLSFWLASSLLHWALLVSTLLIMLIVELLNSAIEALTDRVSTERHVLSGRAKDMGSAAVTLALSIVVIIWGISLYIKIV; from the coding sequence ATGAAAGATGTATTAAAACCAAATGGCCTCGGTCTCAAGCGTGTTTTTAAAGCAAGCTATTGTTCGTACCTTGGCTTTAAAGCCGCGTTTAAAGAAGAAGTCGCATTTAGACAAGAGCTACTCCTATGCATTATTTTGTTACCACTATCATTTTGGTTAGCTTCGTCATTACTTCATTGGGCACTACTTGTTAGTACGCTACTGATTATGCTTATAGTCGAATTATTAAACTCCGCAATTGAAGCCCTAACCGATCGGGTAAGCACAGAGCGGCATGTATTATCAGGTAGAGCCAAAGATATGGGATCTGCTGCAGTAACACTTGCATTGTCGATCGTCGTGATCATCTGGGGCATTAGCCTTTATATAAAGATCGTTTAA
- the pyrE gene encoding orotate phosphoribosyltransferase yields the protein MKDYQIEFIEFALEKQVLKFGEFTLKSGRTSPYFFNAGLFNTGRDLARLGRFYAAALEDAAIEYDVLFGPAYKGIPIATTTAVALADHYNKDVPYCFNRKEKKAHGEGGTLVGSELKGKIMLVDDVITAGTAIRESMEIIAENGADLSGVLIALDRQEKGKAELSAIQEVERDFNTKVISIVKLADLISYLETQGTMDQHLASVKAYRDQYGVA from the coding sequence ATGAAAGATTATCAAATAGAGTTTATTGAGTTCGCTTTAGAAAAGCAGGTATTAAAGTTTGGTGAATTTACTTTAAAGTCAGGCCGCACTAGCCCGTACTTTTTTAATGCTGGTTTATTTAATACAGGACGAGATTTAGCGCGTTTAGGCCGTTTTTATGCTGCAGCATTAGAAGATGCCGCCATTGAGTACGATGTATTATTTGGCCCTGCTTATAAAGGTATTCCTATTGCAACGACAACCGCAGTTGCTTTAGCAGATCATTACAATAAAGATGTACCTTATTGTTTTAATCGTAAAGAGAAAAAAGCACACGGTGAGGGTGGCACATTAGTAGGCTCTGAACTTAAAGGTAAAATCATGCTAGTGGATGATGTGATCACCGCCGGCACTGCTATTCGTGAGTCGATGGAAATTATCGCAGAGAATGGCGCAGATCTAAGTGGTGTATTGATCGCCCTTGATCGCCAAGAAAAAGGTAAAGCCGAGTTATCAGCTATTCAAGAAGTTGAACGAGACTTTAATACCAAAGTCATCTCTATTGTAAAACTAGCAGATCTAATTAGTTACCTTGAAACCCAAGGGACTATGGATCAGCATTTAGCCTCAGTTAAAGCTTACCGCGACCAATATGGTGTAGCGTAA
- the rph gene encoding ribonuclease PH yields MRPSERTANQIRPVTFTRNYTLHAEGSVLVEFGNTKVLCTATVESGVPRFMKGQGKGWINAEYGMLPRATHTRNAREAARGKQGGRTMEIQRLIARALRAAVDLKALGENTITIDCDVIQADGGTRTASISGACVALVDALTHMRAKGMINSNPLKYMIAAISVGIYKGQAISDLEYIEDSAAETDMNVILTETGKIIEIQGTAEGEPFSFDELDELLTLAKHSIREIIDVQKQALA; encoded by the coding sequence ATGCGTCCAAGCGAAAGAACAGCTAACCAAATTAGACCTGTTACATTTACACGTAATTATACTTTGCATGCAGAAGGCTCAGTACTTGTTGAGTTTGGTAATACTAAGGTGCTTTGTACTGCCACAGTTGAATCGGGTGTACCTCGTTTTATGAAAGGCCAAGGTAAAGGTTGGATCAATGCAGAATACGGTATGTTACCGCGTGCAACGCACACACGTAATGCCCGTGAAGCGGCGCGTGGAAAACAAGGCGGTCGTACTATGGAAATTCAACGCTTAATTGCGCGTGCACTTCGTGCTGCTGTTGATTTAAAAGCGCTTGGCGAAAACACTATTACTATTGATTGCGATGTTATTCAAGCTGATGGCGGAACACGTACCGCATCTATTAGTGGTGCCTGTGTTGCATTAGTTGACGCACTTACGCATATGCGTGCTAAAGGGATGATCAATTCAAACCCACTTAAATACATGATTGCAGCAATTTCGGTAGGCATCTATAAAGGCCAAGCCATTAGTGATCTAGAGTACATAGAAGATTCAGCAGCAGAAACCGATATGAACGTCATTCTGACCGAAACCGGCAAAATTATCGAAATTCAAGGAACTGCCGAAGGTGAACCGTTTTCGTTCGACGAACTCGATGAGTTACTTACATTAGCTAAGCACTCTATTCGTGAAATTATCGACGTACAAAAGCAAGCATTAGCATAA
- a CDS encoding YicC/YloC family endoribonuclease, whose translation MIHSMTAYARREIKGDWGTGTWEVRSVNQRYLETFIRAPEQFRGMEPVIRERLRKHLQRGKVEVFLKFVANPAHVGELSINEALAEQLINSAKWVQQHSDGDINPVDILRWPGVMEAQELDMDSVNTALIAGFDQVVEDFKSARGDEGENLQEMIATRLEAILEQVAIVETHMPEIAKWQREKLAQKLEDLTANIDESRLEQELIYLAQKQDVAEELDRLKSHVKETKKILTKGGACGRRLDFMMQEFNREANTLASKSINSDITTAAVELKVLIEQMREQIQNIE comes from the coding sequence ATGATCCACAGTATGACTGCTTACGCGCGTCGCGAAATAAAAGGCGATTGGGGCACCGGCACTTGGGAAGTTCGTTCAGTGAACCAGCGCTACCTTGAAACATTTATTCGTGCCCCAGAGCAATTTCGTGGCATGGAGCCAGTAATTCGTGAGCGCTTACGTAAACATTTACAACGCGGTAAAGTTGAAGTTTTCTTAAAGTTTGTAGCAAACCCTGCGCATGTTGGCGAGCTGTCAATAAATGAAGCACTTGCAGAGCAGCTAATAAATAGTGCTAAGTGGGTACAACAACACAGTGATGGTGACATTAACCCAGTTGATATACTACGCTGGCCTGGTGTTATGGAAGCACAAGAGCTTGATATGGATAGTGTAAATACTGCTCTTATTGCAGGCTTTGACCAAGTAGTAGAAGATTTTAAATCTGCACGTGGTGATGAAGGTGAAAACCTACAAGAGATGATAGCTACTCGCCTTGAAGCTATTTTAGAGCAAGTAGCTATTGTAGAAACGCACATGCCTGAAATTGCCAAATGGCAGCGCGAAAAGTTAGCGCAAAAACTCGAAGATTTAACGGCTAATATTGACGAATCACGCCTTGAACAAGAGCTTATTTATTTAGCTCAAAAGCAAGATGTGGCTGAAGAATTAGATCGCTTAAAGTCGCATGTTAAAGAAACCAAAAAAATTCTTACAAAAGGCGGGGCATGTGGTCGTCGTTTAGACTTTATGATGCAAGAGTTTAACCGCGAAGCAAACACATTAGCATCTAAGTCTATCAATAGTGACATTACTACTGCCGCTGTAGAGCTAAAAGTGCTGATTGAGCAAATGCGTGAGCAGATCCAAAATATTGAGTAA
- the gmk gene encoding guanylate kinase produces the protein MAQTRGNLFILSAPSGAGKSSLINALLKKHTDMKVSVSHTTRAKRPGEENGVHYHFVSTDEFKALITKDDFFEWAQVFDNYYGTSKQAIESQLDAGIDVFLDIDWQGAQQVRKIMPSVQTIFILPPSKAELEQRLNNRGQDSQEIIAGRMAQAQSETSHYNEYDFVIVNDDFDTALTDIETIVMAQRLTLKMQSVRHQSLLNSLLK, from the coding sequence ATGGCTCAAACTCGCGGAAACTTATTTATTTTATCGGCACCATCGGGAGCGGGTAAATCAAGCTTAATAAATGCGTTATTGAAAAAGCATACGGATATGAAGGTATCTGTATCACACACGACTCGCGCTAAACGACCTGGTGAAGAGAATGGTGTACATTACCATTTTGTATCAACCGATGAGTTTAAAGCACTCATAACTAAAGATGACTTTTTTGAATGGGCGCAAGTGTTTGATAACTACTATGGCACATCAAAACAAGCTATTGAGTCGCAACTAGATGCTGGTATTGACGTGTTTTTAGATATTGATTGGCAGGGCGCGCAGCAAGTGCGTAAAATTATGCCTAGTGTACAAACTATTTTTATTTTACCGCCTTCAAAAGCAGAACTAGAGCAACGCTTGAATAACCGTGGCCAAGACTCGCAAGAAATTATTGCTGGGCGTATGGCACAAGCGCAATCAGAAACGTCACATTACAACGAATACGACTTTGTAATTGTTAATGATGACTTTGATACTGCACTAACCGACATAGAAACAATTGTTATGGCGCAGCGTTTAACATTAAAAATGCAAAGCGTTCGTCATCAAAGTTTACTAAATAGCTTACTTAAATAA
- the rpoZ gene encoding DNA-directed RNA polymerase subunit omega: MARVTVEDAVDAIGNRFDLILVAARRARQIAVGGKRPLVDPENDKPTVIALREIELGLVDSSSMDVIDREEQQHQEAAELAAVAAIVGGNQ, encoded by the coding sequence ATGGCCCGCGTAACAGTTGAAGATGCAGTAGATGCAATTGGTAATCGTTTTGACTTAATTTTAGTTGCGGCCCGTCGTGCCCGTCAAATTGCTGTTGGTGGTAAAAGACCACTAGTAGACCCTGAAAACGATAAGCCTACGGTAATTGCTTTACGTGAAATTGAATTAGGTTTGGTAGATAGCTCATCAATGGACGTTATTGATCGTGAAGAGCAACAACATCAAGAAGCAGCTGAATTAGCTGCTGTTGCTGCTATTGTTGGTGGCAACCAATAA
- the spoT gene encoding bifunctional GTP diphosphokinase/guanosine-3',5'-bis pyrophosphate 3'-pyrophosphohydrolase — MYLFEGLKKKISEYLPAADVELVQKAYVVAREAHEGQTRSSGEPYITHPVEVSQILASMHLDHETLMAALMHDVIEDTNFSQQDLAEIFGDTVAELVEGVSKLDKLSFKDKKEFQAENYRKMIMAMTQDIRVILIKLADRTHNMRTLGSLRPDKRRRIARETLEIYAPIANRLGIHDIKNELEDLGFQALYPMRHRALKSEVAKARGNRKEVISNIQNEIEMRLEQSGIKATVSGREKHIYSIYKKMLNKELLFNEVMDIYAFRIAVESMDICYRVLGVAHNLYKPIETRFKDYIAVPKTNGYQSLHTSLVGPHGIPVEIQIRTHDMDHMADKGVAAHWMYKKANDGGAGSTAQQRARQWMQSLLELQQSAGSSFEFVENVKTELFPEEIYVFTPDGRIIELPMGATAVDFAYAVHTDVGHTCVGARVNRKPYPLSKPIDTGQTIEIITSSGAHPNATWLNFIVTGKARLGVRNYLKSQHHEEALLLGRRLLDSALGESKLDSIAQENIDRVLKEHELTTVQALLVEIGSGNLMSMLIAKRLLQNEDGDVANIAKQAKATIIGTEGMLVNYSKCCRPVPGDAITAHISQGKGLTVHRQECKNIRGWENDRSKYLVVKWDDNPEKEYIAALRVEIINHQGALAKLTNVVATTQANIVEIATDEKESNLYVIDLGITVKNRIHVANIMRRIRVMPDVQKVYRKK, encoded by the coding sequence ATGTATCTTTTTGAAGGTCTTAAAAAGAAAATCTCAGAATACTTGCCAGCCGCCGACGTTGAGCTGGTGCAAAAAGCCTATGTGGTAGCCCGAGAGGCCCATGAAGGACAAACTCGTTCAAGTGGCGAGCCCTACATAACTCATCCTGTTGAAGTAAGCCAAATTCTTGCAAGTATGCATCTTGACCATGAAACACTTATGGCTGCGTTGATGCATGATGTTATTGAAGATACTAATTTTAGCCAGCAAGACTTAGCTGAAATTTTTGGTGATACTGTTGCTGAATTAGTTGAAGGGGTAAGTAAGCTCGATAAACTTAGCTTTAAAGATAAAAAAGAATTCCAAGCTGAGAATTACCGCAAAATGATTATGGCAATGACCCAAGATATTCGGGTTATTTTAATCAAGCTTGCCGATCGTACGCACAATATGCGCACATTAGGCTCACTACGCCCTGATAAGCGCCGCCGTATTGCCCGCGAAACATTAGAAATTTATGCGCCAATAGCCAATCGTTTAGGTATTCATGATATTAAAAATGAGCTAGAAGACTTAGGTTTTCAGGCTTTATATCCGATGCGTCATCGTGCACTTAAATCTGAAGTAGCTAAAGCACGAGGTAATCGCAAGGAAGTTATTTCTAACATTCAAAACGAAATAGAAATGCGTCTTGAGCAATCAGGAATAAAGGCAACTGTGTCTGGCCGCGAAAAGCATATTTATAGCATTTATAAAAAAATGCTTAATAAAGAGCTGCTATTTAATGAAGTAATGGATATTTATGCGTTTAGAATCGCGGTTGAATCTATGGATATCTGTTATCGCGTTTTAGGCGTAGCGCATAATTTATATAAACCAATTGAAACACGCTTTAAAGATTATATTGCCGTGCCAAAAACAAATGGCTACCAGTCTTTACATACCTCTTTGGTGGGTCCGCATGGGATTCCGGTTGAAATTCAGATCCGTACCCATGACATGGATCATATGGCAGATAAAGGGGTCGCTGCACATTGGATGTATAAAAAAGCAAATGATGGTGGCGCTGGAAGTACTGCACAGCAACGTGCACGCCAATGGATGCAAAGCCTGTTAGAGTTACAGCAAAGCGCTGGCTCGTCGTTTGAGTTTGTTGAAAATGTAAAAACTGAATTATTCCCTGAAGAAATTTACGTATTTACACCTGATGGTCGTATTATTGAGCTACCTATGGGCGCAACAGCGGTTGATTTTGCTTATGCGGTGCATACTGACGTGGGCCACACTTGTGTTGGCGCACGTGTTAATCGCAAACCTTACCCGTTGAGTAAACCAATTGATACAGGGCAAACGATAGAAATAATTACCAGCTCTGGCGCTCACCCTAATGCAACTTGGCTAAACTTTATTGTTACAGGTAAAGCGCGCTTAGGGGTTCGTAATTACCTTAAAAGCCAGCATCACGAAGAAGCACTCCTTTTAGGCCGACGTTTACTCGATTCTGCATTGGGTGAAAGTAAGCTCGACAGTATTGCCCAAGAAAATATCGACAGAGTACTTAAAGAGCATGAGCTCACTACAGTACAAGCGTTATTAGTTGAGATTGGTTCTGGAAATTTAATGAGTATGCTAATTGCAAAACGTTTATTGCAAAACGAGGATGGTGATGTAGCCAATATTGCCAAGCAAGCTAAGGCAACCATTATTGGTACTGAAGGCATGCTGGTTAACTATTCTAAATGCTGCCGCCCTGTTCCTGGTGATGCTATTACTGCACACATCAGCCAAGGTAAAGGACTAACAGTTCATCGCCAAGAATGTAAAAACATTCGTGGGTGGGAAAATGATCGCTCTAAATACTTAGTGGTTAAATGGGATGACAACCCTGAAAAAGAATATATTGCGGCTTTACGTGTTGAAATTATTAACCACCAAGGTGCACTCGCTAAGTTAACTAATGTGGTTGCGACAACACAAGCTAATATTGTAGAAATTGCCACCGATGAAAAAGAAAGTAATTTATACGTGATAGATTTAGGGATTACCGTTAAAAACCGTATCCATGTTGCTAATATTATGCGTCGCATTCGTGTGATGCCTGATGTGCAAAAGGTCTATCGTAAAAAGTAA
- a CDS encoding RidA family protein, producing the protein MNKAFISTDKAPAAIGTYSQAVKVGTAVYLSGQIPLVPETMEVISEDFAQQTHQVFKNIAAVCEEAGGQIQDLVKVNIYLTDLSNFAIVNEVMSQYFKKPYPARAAIGVRALPKNVQVEIDGIMELPSTN; encoded by the coding sequence ATGAATAAAGCATTTATCTCTACCGACAAAGCACCTGCTGCAATTGGCACTTATAGCCAAGCAGTTAAAGTAGGCACTGCTGTTTATTTATCTGGTCAAATACCCTTAGTACCTGAGACGATGGAAGTCATATCAGAAGACTTTGCGCAGCAAACACACCAAGTATTTAAAAATATTGCTGCGGTATGTGAAGAAGCAGGTGGTCAAATTCAAGACTTAGTAAAAGTGAATATTTACCTTACCGACTTATCTAACTTTGCAATAGTTAACGAAGTAATGAGCCAATACTTTAAAAAACCATACCCTGCCCGTGCAGCTATTGGTGTAAGAGCTTTACCTAAAAATGTACAAGTTGAAATTGATGGAATTATGGAGTTACCTTCAACTAACTAA
- a CDS encoding DUF342 domain-containing protein: protein MFKLAHNGNVLLDIGKHSPPSAAFIIEALEESNFCDCKIDYDSINNFFKSKNPEPILVVATKHDAILSVTISDDKMLAIGELTLAQGGNVLSLDDAKMQLVKARVARGYKQAFLEKLLQKQFEMPAGSSTKGILAKGRLPIDGQDTKFNTLVKTLKDRLKTPKLKDDGSVDMRDFGKLASVSPGETLIRQQPATPGKEGFNVLGDLLPAKSGEILSLVSGEGTEISKSNPLELVSTIAGVPVEINNGMRVDDIFTISEVTVKSGHIDFNGSVIVSGNIEPGMRVKAKGDITIFGTVESAQLTADGNITVKQGIIGHYKPEDKSLSCALNCKGDIYISHAQYSYLEATNILIERQASHCSIKAVNLLQVGQAELPKGRLFGGEVLNATTLIAGEIGNESGAKMVINLAASGAEITADTDNCFQDLANTDKQLDTLQAALEKADLLKDIEKKNMLIGKIGATQQHYCQQAEQLEKRLSNLENNLHDLLNNANLAVNSVLHSGVVIHIFDKVLKTTRTYPPCSVKLQNNKIEVEFKTH, encoded by the coding sequence GTGTTTAAGCTTGCTCATAATGGAAATGTATTACTTGATATCGGTAAGCACTCGCCCCCTTCAGCCGCTTTTATAATTGAAGCACTAGAAGAGTCGAATTTTTGTGATTGTAAAATAGATTATGACTCTATAAATAACTTTTTTAAAAGTAAAAACCCTGAGCCTATCTTAGTAGTAGCAACTAAACACGATGCAATATTAAGCGTGACTATTAGTGATGACAAAATGCTCGCTATTGGCGAATTAACACTAGCTCAAGGCGGTAATGTTCTTAGTTTAGATGATGCAAAAATGCAGCTGGTAAAAGCGCGAGTAGCAAGAGGTTATAAACAAGCTTTTTTAGAAAAACTCCTGCAAAAACAATTTGAAATGCCTGCCGGAAGCTCAACTAAAGGCATTTTGGCTAAAGGCAGATTACCTATTGATGGCCAAGATACTAAATTTAATACTTTAGTAAAAACCCTTAAAGATCGTCTAAAAACACCAAAACTAAAAGATGATGGCAGTGTTGATATGCGCGACTTTGGTAAATTAGCCAGTGTAAGCCCCGGCGAAACACTTATTCGCCAGCAACCAGCCACGCCAGGTAAAGAAGGGTTTAATGTACTTGGCGACTTACTCCCAGCTAAATCAGGCGAGATACTTTCTTTAGTTTCTGGTGAAGGCACTGAAATATCAAAATCTAACCCACTTGAACTTGTCTCTACTATTGCTGGTGTACCGGTTGAAATAAATAATGGCATGCGTGTTGATGATATTTTTACCATATCGGAAGTTACAGTAAAAAGTGGTCATATTGATTTTAATGGCAGCGTTATTGTTAGTGGCAACATTGAGCCAGGTATGCGAGTAAAGGCTAAAGGCGATATTACTATTTTTGGTACTGTTGAGTCTGCGCAGTTAACAGCCGATGGTAACATTACCGTAAAACAAGGTATTATTGGCCATTATAAACCTGAAGATAAATCACTCTCTTGCGCGCTCAACTGTAAAGGTGACATCTATATTTCACATGCACAATATAGCTACCTTGAAGCAACTAATATACTCATTGAACGTCAAGCAAGTCACTGCTCAATAAAGGCTGTTAATTTATTGCAAGTTGGTCAAGCAGAGCTCCCCAAAGGCAGGCTCTTTGGCGGAGAAGTACTCAATGCAACAACCCTTATTGCTGGCGAAATAGGCAATGAGTCGGGTGCAAAAATGGTCATTAACTTAGCTGCATCGGGGGCCGAAATCACTGCTGATACCGATAATTGCTTTCAAGACTTAGCAAATACCGATAAACAACTTGATACCTTACAAGCCGCATTAGAAAAAGCCGATTTACTTAAGGATATAGAAAAAAAGAATATGCTTATTGGGAAAATTGGCGCGACTCAACAGCATTACTGCCAACAAGCCGAGCAGTTAGAAAAGCGCTTATCAAACCTAGAAAATAATTTACATGATTTATTGAATAATGCCAATTTAGCAGTTAACAGTGTTTTACATTCAGGTGTAGTGATACATATTTTTGATAAAGTACTCAAAACAACGCGAACTTATCCTCCGTGTAGTGTAAAGCTACAAAATAATAAAATTGAGGTAGAATTTAAAACGCATTAA
- the asnA gene encoding aspartate--ammonia ligase: MSSLYVQQQQQISQVKHFFSQQLEQQLGLIEVQAPILARVGDGTQDNLSGHENAVAVNIKAIPDSRYEVVHSLAKWKRKTLGDHSFSHGEGIYTQMKALRPDEDSLSPIHSVYVDQWDWEKVICQDSERTLTTLKQTVEAIYTGIKKTEQFVSDKFGIMPFLPSSITFVHSEELREMYPDFSAKQREKAIAQEYGAVFLIGIGGKLSDGKIHDVRAPDYDDWSTPTCDKYAGLNGDILVWNPLLEDAFELSSMGIRVSPDVLQKQLSMTSDEDRLEFDWHKALIQNKFPQTIGGGIGQSRLVMLLLQKPHIGQVQVSAWPQHTHAAFDGLL, translated from the coding sequence ATGAGTTCACTTTATGTGCAGCAGCAGCAGCAAATAAGTCAAGTTAAGCATTTTTTTTCACAGCAACTAGAGCAGCAATTAGGATTAATAGAAGTACAAGCTCCTATACTTGCTCGAGTGGGCGATGGCACTCAAGACAACTTAAGTGGCCATGAAAATGCGGTAGCTGTAAATATAAAAGCTATTCCAGATAGCCGTTACGAAGTAGTGCACTCACTTGCAAAGTGGAAACGTAAAACATTAGGAGATCATAGCTTTTCTCATGGTGAAGGCATTTATACACAAATGAAGGCGTTACGCCCAGATGAAGACTCGTTGAGTCCTATTCACTCAGTATATGTTGATCAATGGGATTGGGAAAAGGTGATCTGCCAAGATAGCGAGCGCACACTAACTACACTTAAACAAACAGTTGAAGCAATCTATACCGGTATTAAAAAAACGGAACAATTTGTTAGCGATAAATTTGGTATTATGCCATTTTTGCCAAGCAGTATTACATTTGTACATAGCGAAGAGCTGCGAGAAATGTACCCAGATTTTAGTGCTAAGCAACGAGAAAAAGCGATTGCACAAGAGTACGGGGCGGTATTTTTAATTGGCATTGGTGGTAAATTGAGTGATGGTAAAATTCATGATGTAAGAGCACCAGACTACGATGACTGGTCAACGCCAACCTGTGACAAATACGCAGGGTTAAATGGTGATATTTTAGTGTGGAACCCATTATTAGAAGACGCATTTGAGCTATCTTCTATGGGGATCCGCGTTAGTCCAGATGTGTTGCAAAAACAATTAAGTATGACGAGTGACGAAGACCGTTTAGAGTTTGATTGGCATAAGGCATTAATACAAAATAAATTTCCGCAAACAATTGGTGGCGGTATTGGTCAATCTCGTCTTGTTATGTTGTTATTACAAAAACCACATATTGGCCAAGTACAAGTGAGTGCATGGCCGCAGCACACTCATGCTGCATTCGATGGCTTGTTATAA
- the asnC gene encoding transcriptional regulator AsnC, protein MENYQIDNLDKQILHALMANARTPYAELAKRFNVSAGTIHVRIEKMKQAGIITGTQLTISTKQLGYDVCCFIGINLNSARDYPQTLIKLEALEEVVEAYYTTGNYSIFIKVMTRSIDHLQDVLINKIQAIEAIQSTETLISLQNPISRTVMP, encoded by the coding sequence ATGGAAAATTATCAAATCGATAATCTCGATAAACAGATTCTGCATGCATTAATGGCCAATGCACGCACACCCTACGCAGAATTAGCAAAACGTTTTAATGTGAGTGCCGGCACAATTCATGTTCGTATTGAAAAAATGAAGCAAGCGGGGATCATCACAGGAACTCAGTTAACTATCAGCACCAAGCAGTTGGGCTATGACGTGTGCTGTTTTATTGGGATTAATTTAAATAGTGCACGCGACTATCCGCAAACCTTAATTAAACTCGAAGCACTAGAGGAAGTTGTTGAAGCTTATTACACCACTGGTAACTACAGTATTTTTATCAAAGTAATGACTCGCTCAATCGATCATCTGCAAGATGTACTGATAAATAAAATACAAGCAATTGAAGCTATTCAATCAACAGAAACTCTTATATCGCTACAAAACCCAATTAGCCGCACAGTAATGCCTTAA
- the trmH gene encoding tRNA (guanosine(18)-2'-O)-methyltransferase TrmH, which yields MQQTRYQRIADVLSRRQTDLTVCLEDVHKHHNLSAIVRSADAVGCHHVHAVWPENQKWLTNNTSGGSKNWLETHLHKNIDDATTAMRARNPDIQILATHLSTDAVDFREIDYTKPTAIIVGQEKTGISEQALKHADQNIIIPMQGMVQSLNVSVAAALILFEAQRQRELAGLYNRNMLSDEIKHPIYFEGCHPIIARQCKLKKLPYPVLDEHGEIVADEQFWQALKHA from the coding sequence ATGCAGCAAACTCGCTATCAAAGAATCGCAGACGTACTTTCGCGCCGACAAACTGACCTAACAGTGTGTTTAGAGGACGTGCATAAACACCATAACCTTTCCGCTATCGTAAGAAGTGCAGACGCCGTAGGTTGTCATCACGTGCATGCCGTATGGCCAGAAAATCAAAAATGGCTTACTAATAATACCTCTGGTGGTAGTAAAAACTGGCTGGAAACACATTTACATAAAAATATTGACGATGCGACAACAGCTATGCGTGCTCGTAATCCCGATATACAAATACTCGCGACTCACTTATCAACCGATGCCGTTGATTTTAGAGAAATAGACTATACTAAGCCAACCGCCATTATTGTCGGCCAAGAAAAAACAGGGATCTCAGAGCAAGCTTTAAAACACGCTGATCAAAACATTATTATACCCATGCAAGGGATGGTTCAATCACTAAATGTATCCGTTGCAGCTGCATTAATACTCTTTGAAGCTCAACGTCAGCGCGAACTTGCAGGGCTTTATAATCGCAATATGTTGAGTGATGAAATTAAACATCCCATTTATTTTGAAGGGTGTCACCCTATTATTGCTCGGCAATGTAAGCTAAAAAAGCTTCCCTACCCGGTACTCGATGAGCACGGTGAAATAGTGGCTGATGAACAGTTTTGGCAAGCTTTAAAACATGCTTGA